The nucleotide sequence GCCTCCAGCTTCTCCTGCAGGTCGGCCACCTCCGGCGGCGGCACCTGCGTGGCCAGCCGGGCACGTGCGCCCGCCTCGTCGATCACGTCGATCGCCTTGTCCGGCAGGAAGCGGTCGGTGATGTAACGCTCCGACAGCCGCGCCGCCGAGATCAGCGTCTCGTCGGGGATCACGATCTTGTGGTGATCCTCGTAGTGCTTGCGCACACCCTTCAGGATCTCGATCGCCTCCTCCACGGAGGGCGGATCGATGATGATCGGCTGGAAACGACGCTCCAGCGCGCCATCCTTCTCGATGTACTTGCGGTACTCGTTCAGCGTGCTCGCCCCGACGCACTGCAGCTCGCCGCGCGCCAGTGCCGGCTTCAGCATGTTGGACGCGTCGATCGCGCCCTCGGCCGCGCCCGCGCCGACCAGCGTGTGCAGCTCGTCGATGAACAGGATCACGTTCTTGTTCTGAGCGATCTCGTTCATGATCGCCTTGAGCCGCTCCTCGAACTGGCCGCGGTACTTGGTCCCCGCGATCACGGCGGCCATGTCCAGCGCGAGGACGCGGTTGTCCTTGAGGCTGTCCGGGCAGTTCCCGCTCGCGATGAGCTGGGCGAGGCCCTCGACGATCGCCGTCTTGCCGACGCCCGGCTCACCGATCAGCACCGGGTTGTTCTTCTTCCGGCGCGACAGCACCTCCATCACGCGCTCGATTTCCTTCGCCCGGCCGATGGTCGGGTCGAGCTTGTTCTCGCGTGCCAGCTCCGTCAGGTCGCGGCAGAAGTGATCGAGCGCCGGCGTCTTGGACTTCTTCTCGCCCTTGGGCGTGCTCGTGCTGCCGCCGCCCGAGCCGCTGCCGCCCGATGGCTGCGACGGGTTCACGTCGCTGCCGAGCATCTTGAGCGTCTCGGCACGCGCGTCCTCGAGCGACACGCCGAGCGAGTTCAGCACCTGTGCGGCGATGCCCTTCTCCTCGCGCAGCAGGCCGAGCAGCAGGTGCTCGGTGCCGACGTAGGAGTGGTTCAGCTCGCGCGCCTCCGCCATCGCGTACTCGAGCACCTTCTTCGCACGCGACGTGTAGGGCAGCTCACCGAGCGCGATCGTTGCCTTCCCCTTGCGCACCGACTCCTCGATGCGCTCGTGGATCTGCTCCAGATCGACATTCAGGTTCATCAGCACCGCCGCGGCCATCCCCTCGCCCTCGCGAATGAGGCCGAGCAGGATGTGTTCGGTGCCCACGTAGTCGTGCTGCAGGCGGATGGCTTCCTCGCGCGCCATCGCCAGCACCTTACGGACCCGGTCGGTGAAGTTGTAATTCATCGTCGCCTCGTCGCCGGAGCCAACTCCGGCTGATTGCTACCGCCGATTCCCGCCTGCGGCTTCACCGCCGGTCGGGATACCGCCTTCGTCCTCGAGCGCCAGTCGTACATATGTGGCACGATGCAGGTCCGCCTCCGCGTCCGTCAGCGGATGACCTGCGGCCTGCTCGAGATGCGCGTGCTGCGCGTAAATCATGATCTTGTTGAGCGTGTATACACGGACCCCGCGAAGGAGGTTCATGCTCACGCCCAGCCGCACGCCGCTCAACAGGTTCATCACTTCCTCGAAGGAAAGTGAGCGCGCGTACCGCAACAGGCCATAGGCCCGCCAGATCTTGTCCTCGATGACCGCCGGGGCGTCACGCAGCAGCACGCTGCGCGCCTTCTCCTCGTATTGTATCACCTGGCCGACGATCTTCTGCAAGTGCTCGATCAGGTCTTCTTCGCTCTTGCCCAGTGTGGTCTGGTTCGAGAGCTGGAAGAAGTTCCCGACCACCTCCGACCCTTCGCCGTACAGGCCGCGGAACGTGAGGCCGAGCTGGTTGATCCCCTGCAGTACCTTGGTGATCTCCTTGGTCAGGACCAGTCCTGGCAGGTGGACCAGGATCGAGGCACGAAGACCCGTCCCCACGTTCGTGGGACAGCTCGTCAGGTAGCCGTACTCCTGGTGGTACGCGAAGGGGAGCAGTGCGCCCAGCTCCTCGTCCAGCTCGTCCAGCCTGTGGTACGCCCCCGTCAGATGCAGTCCCGAGGTGAGT is from Longimicrobiales bacterium and encodes:
- a CDS encoding protein arginine kinase, with translation MLDLSNLSDFGLGWLEASGPSSDIVLSTRVRLARNLQGHPFSPKLRDAERRQIYEQIRQATEKSALKGGIALDVAALSPLSRRVLLERHLISRELAGEDGAAPAHGAGLFLGPNDTLGLMVNEEDHLRLQVLTSGLHLTGAYHRLDELDEELGALLPFAYHQEYGYLTSCPTNVGTGLRASILVHLPGLVLTKEITKVLQGINQLGLTFRGLYGEGSEVVGNFFQLSNQTTLGKSEEDLIEHLQKIVGQVIQYEEKARSVLLRDAPAVIEDKIWRAYGLLRYARSLSFEEVMNLLSGVRLGVSMNLLRGVRVYTLNKIMIYAQHAHLEQAAGHPLTDAEADLHRATYVRLALEDEGGIPTGGEAAGGNRR
- a CDS encoding ATP-dependent Clp protease ATP-binding subunit; the protein is MNYNFTDRVRKVLAMAREEAIRLQHDYVGTEHILLGLIREGEGMAAAVLMNLNVDLEQIHERIEESVRKGKATIALGELPYTSRAKKVLEYAMAEARELNHSYVGTEHLLLGLLREEKGIAAQVLNSLGVSLEDARAETLKMLGSDVNPSQPSGGSGSGGGSTSTPKGEKKSKTPALDHFCRDLTELARENKLDPTIGRAKEIERVMEVLSRRKKNNPVLIGEPGVGKTAIVEGLAQLIASGNCPDSLKDNRVLALDMAAVIAGTKYRGQFEERLKAIMNEIAQNKNVILFIDELHTLVGAGAAEGAIDASNMLKPALARGELQCVGASTLNEYRKYIEKDGALERRFQPIIIDPPSVEEAIEILKGVRKHYEDHHKIVIPDETLISAARLSERYITDRFLPDKAIDVIDEAGARARLATQVPPPEVADLQEKLEALAERKDEAIRDQDFEKAAELRDEERDLQGEIRRKQDEWEQERKTHRPTIDEEDVGFIVSRWTGIPVSRLKQAETERLVNMEEELHQRVIGQDEAIKAISRAIRRSRAGLKDPQRPIGSFIFSGPTGVGKTELARALAEFLFADRDALIRVDMSEYMEKFSVSRLIGAPPGYVGYEDSGTLTKAVRRRPYSVVLLDEVEKAHPDVFNILLQVLDEGRLTDNYGRVIDFKNTVLIMTSNLGARDITKGGRALGFHTATAEAQYDTMRTKVRDEIERAFNPEFLNRVDDIIVFHPLTKEQIGEIVHILLKEVHTRLVEEGLHMTLTESALNFLVDKGYDEKFGARPLRRAIQRYVEDPLSEKILIGDFPSGEELEVDVNTAGDGLEFRVLSTKT